One part of the Populus alba chromosome 18, ASM523922v2, whole genome shotgun sequence genome encodes these proteins:
- the LOC118046007 gene encoding GATA transcription factor 21 has product MTPVCLNPASSSFPFVDLKEEQHLQLFLSPHQAATSLSGPTNFFNKTHEQRESKLAESRQHDDHEVDKYSISLGRSSDHKLFPSSSFQPVVNDDDDDDSNFHKLFSSKTEDGTEGSCDSSGNWMPSRMTMMQEMTNSNRSETDHQPMKFMLKFYNQQCQNTDNNSSSNSNIRVCSDCNTTSTPLWRSGPRGPKSLCNACGIRQRKARRAMAAAENGAVISVEASSSSTKSKVNSKVKKLRTSHVVQGKKLSNKPPNPPLQSQKKLCFKNLALSLSKNPALRQVLPHDVEEAAILLMELSCGFIHS; this is encoded by the exons ATGACTCCCGTCTGTCTGAACCCAGCATCGTCTTCTTTCCCTTTTGTGGATCTTAAAGAGGAGCAACACCTGCAGCTCTTTCTGTCACCGCATCAAGCTGCCACTTCTCTCTCAGGTCCTACTAATTTCTTTAACAAGACTCATGAACAAAGAGAAAGCAAACTTGCAGAGTCGCGCCAGCATGATGATCACGAG GTTGACAAGTACAGCATATCACTTGGCAGATCGAGCGATCATAAACTATTTCCATCATCTTCATTCCAACCTGTggtaaatgatgatgatgatgatgatagcaATTTCCACAAATTATTCTCGTCGAAAACGGAGGACGGTACTGAAGGAAGCTGTGATAGTTCAGGCAATTGGATGCCCTCAAGGATGACTATGATGCAAGAAATGACCAACTCAAATCGCTCAGAAACTGATCATCAACCAATGAAATTTATGCTCAAGTTTTACAATCAGCAATGTCAGAATACCGACAACAACTCCTCTAGCAACAGCAATATTAGAGTCTGCTCTGACTGTAACACCACCTCAACCCCACTTTGGAGGAGCGGCCCTCGCGGTCCTAag TCACTTTGCAATGCCTGTGGGATTCGACAAAGGAAGGCCAGACGAGCTATGGCAGCGGCTGAAAATGGCGCGGTTATTTCCGTTGAGGCATCATCATCTTCGACGAAGAGTAAGGTAAACAGCAAGGTAAAGAAACTGCGGACGAGCCATGTTGTGCAAGGCAAGAAACTGAGCAACAAGCCTCCCAATCCACCTCTTCAGAGCCAAAAGAAGCTTTGTTTCAAGAATCTTGCATTAAGTTTGAGCAAAAATCCAGCCTTACGACAAGTGCTTCCACATGATGTGGAAGAAGCTGCAATCCTACTAATGGAACTATCTTGTGGCTTTATTCACagttaa